Proteins found in one Arthrobacter pascens genomic segment:
- a CDS encoding peptidoglycan-binding protein codes for MSMEEELRPLTDEELTSEQATALPDKEVASVLDLNADLDLGIDAAAPIDLAVAANANVAAPIDAAASANILSYGSEAQALADQGVMIDQGIVADANAEATQDTTISQGNDAVEGGEPAADGATDGATLPDGSVPGESLPDVGALPLDPAAALDGDLLNVNVDLAADADIAAPINGAVAANANVAAPIDAAVAANIGSIDSQAYAVAEQDAIISQHIEGEATASADQQSDLEQ; via the coding sequence ATGAGCATGGAAGAGGAACTGCGTCCCCTGACTGACGAAGAACTGACGTCGGAGCAGGCCACGGCCCTGCCGGACAAGGAAGTTGCATCTGTTCTGGACCTCAATGCCGATCTGGACCTGGGCATCGACGCTGCGGCCCCCATCGACCTGGCGGTAGCTGCCAACGCGAATGTGGCCGCGCCGATCGATGCCGCGGCCTCCGCCAACATCCTCTCCTATGGTTCCGAGGCCCAGGCCCTCGCGGACCAGGGCGTCATGATCGACCAGGGCATCGTGGCAGATGCGAATGCAGAAGCCACCCAGGACACCACCATCAGCCAGGGCAATGACGCGGTGGAAGGCGGCGAACCTGCCGCAGATGGCGCCACGGACGGGGCCACTCTCCCTGACGGTTCTGTTCCCGGCGAGAGCCTCCCCGACGTCGGCGCGCTGCCGCTTGATCCTGCTGCAGCGCTGGACGGGGACCTCCTCAACGTCAACGTGGACCTCGCCGCCGACGCCGACATCGCTGCCCCGATCAACGGCGCCGTGGCAGCCAACGCCAACGTCGCCGCCCCGATCGACGCCGCCGTGGCCGCGAACATCGGCTCCATCGACAGCCAGGCGTACGCTGTGGCCGAACAGGATGCCATCATCTCGCAGCACATCGAGGGTGAAGCCACCGCCTCGGCGGACCAGCAGTCCGACCTCGAACAGTAA
- a CDS encoding S9 family peptidase, which yields MTQTPLQDSANTASDAAASAESIRPPVAKKVPVERTHHGDTFVDNYEWLREKESAEVVEHLQAENAYQEAVTSHQEPLREAIFQEIKGRTQETDLSVPNRKDGWWYFSRSAEGKEYGIQCRVRAQDTGNPVADWTPPAVEAGVEIPGEEVLLDGNVEAEGKPFFSVGGSAVTVDGNLYAYAVDNAGDERFTLRIKDLRTGELLPDVIENIFYGVSFSPDGTRIFYTVVDDAWRPYQVKSHVLGTPVTDDEVIYQEDDVAMWLGFELSSDRRHLVVGIGCSEYSETRLLRFDDPSGALTTVIPRGERVLYEAEPFLLTGPDGEKSERILLTHNRGAINSMVSLVDPAELTKPLAEQRWDTVVGHSDDVRVNGAGVTSTHVVVSVRKDTIERVQVLGLAGLGTPAQEAPVEPAFDEELYTAGIGGSDYEAPVIRLGYTSYFTPSRVYDFVLPTPAQPAGELLLRKESPVLGGYSASDYVATREWADAADGIKIPLSVLRHKAVKQDSTAAGLVYGYGSYELSMDPGFGIARLSLLDRGVVFVIAHIRGGGELGRHWYENGKKLTKKNTFTDFVDATDWLARSGWVNPSRIAALGGSAGGLLVGAVANLAPEKYAAVVAQVPFVDALTTILDPDLPLSALEWEEWGNPITDPMVYSYMKSYSPYENVRDVAYPKIAAVTSFNDTRVLYVEPAKWVQELRNRTTGDQPVVMKIEMDGGHGGASGRYVQWRERAWDYAFIADSLGATELLPGAGLK from the coding sequence ATGACCCAGACTCCGCTGCAGGATTCCGCCAACACCGCCTCCGACGCCGCTGCTTCCGCCGAATCCATCCGGCCGCCGGTAGCCAAGAAGGTCCCGGTCGAGCGAACCCACCACGGCGACACCTTCGTTGACAACTACGAATGGCTGCGGGAGAAGGAATCTGCCGAAGTGGTTGAGCACCTGCAGGCCGAGAATGCCTACCAGGAAGCTGTCACCTCCCACCAGGAACCGTTGCGGGAGGCCATCTTCCAGGAGATCAAGGGCCGCACCCAGGAGACAGACCTGTCCGTCCCGAACCGCAAGGATGGCTGGTGGTACTTCAGCCGCTCGGCGGAGGGCAAGGAGTACGGCATCCAGTGCCGCGTCCGGGCCCAGGACACCGGCAACCCCGTGGCGGACTGGACTCCCCCGGCGGTGGAGGCCGGCGTCGAAATTCCCGGCGAGGAAGTGCTGCTGGACGGCAACGTCGAAGCCGAGGGCAAGCCGTTCTTCTCCGTGGGAGGCTCCGCCGTCACTGTCGACGGAAACCTGTACGCGTATGCGGTGGACAACGCCGGCGACGAACGCTTCACCCTGCGCATCAAGGACCTTCGCACCGGCGAGCTGCTGCCGGACGTCATCGAGAACATCTTCTACGGCGTCTCCTTCTCCCCTGACGGCACCCGCATCTTCTACACCGTGGTGGATGACGCCTGGCGCCCGTACCAGGTGAAGTCGCACGTGCTGGGCACTCCCGTCACCGATGATGAGGTGATTTACCAGGAGGACGACGTCGCCATGTGGCTGGGCTTCGAGCTCTCCTCTGACAGGCGCCACCTCGTGGTGGGCATCGGCTGCTCCGAATACAGCGAGACGCGCCTGCTGCGCTTCGACGACCCCTCCGGAGCCCTCACCACCGTCATCCCAAGGGGCGAACGCGTGCTCTACGAAGCCGAGCCGTTCCTGCTGACCGGCCCCGACGGTGAAAAATCCGAACGGATCCTGCTGACGCACAACCGCGGCGCCATCAACTCCATGGTCTCCCTGGTTGACCCGGCCGAGCTCACCAAACCGCTGGCCGAGCAGCGCTGGGACACCGTCGTCGGGCATTCCGACGACGTCCGCGTCAACGGCGCGGGCGTCACCTCCACGCACGTGGTTGTGTCCGTCCGGAAGGACACCATTGAGCGGGTGCAGGTCCTGGGCCTGGCCGGTTTGGGGACCCCCGCGCAGGAGGCCCCTGTGGAGCCCGCATTCGACGAGGAGCTCTACACTGCCGGGATCGGCGGCTCGGACTACGAGGCTCCGGTGATCCGGCTCGGCTACACCTCCTATTTCACGCCTTCGCGCGTGTACGACTTTGTGCTTCCCACCCCCGCGCAGCCCGCCGGCGAACTGCTGCTGCGCAAGGAAAGCCCGGTGCTGGGCGGCTACTCGGCCTCCGACTACGTGGCCACCCGCGAATGGGCCGACGCCGCCGACGGCATCAAAATCCCACTTTCGGTTCTGCGGCACAAGGCGGTCAAACAGGATTCGACGGCGGCCGGCCTGGTGTACGGCTACGGCTCCTACGAACTGAGCATGGATCCAGGGTTCGGGATCGCACGGCTGTCCCTGCTGGACCGGGGCGTGGTCTTTGTCATTGCGCATATCCGAGGCGGCGGCGAACTGGGCCGGCACTGGTACGAGAACGGCAAGAAGCTCACCAAGAAGAACACGTTCACGGATTTTGTGGACGCCACCGACTGGCTGGCCCGGTCCGGCTGGGTGAATCCGTCCCGGATCGCCGCGCTGGGAGGCTCCGCCGGCGGGCTCCTGGTGGGTGCCGTGGCCAACCTGGCCCCGGAGAAGTACGCCGCGGTGGTGGCGCAGGTGCCGTTCGTGGATGCCCTCACCACCATCCTGGATCCCGATCTGCCGCTGTCCGCGCTGGAGTGGGAGGAGTGGGGCAACCCCATCACGGACCCCATGGTGTACTCCTACATGAAGTCCTACTCGCCGTACGAGAATGTCCGCGACGTGGCCTACCCCAAGATCGCAGCGGTGACGTCCTTCAACGACACCCGGGTGCTCTATGTCGAGCCGGCCAAGTGGGTCCAGGAACTGCGGAACAGGACCACCGGGGACCAGCCCGTCGTAATGAAGATCGAAATGGACGGCGGCCACGGCGGCGCCTCCGGGCGGTACGTCCAGTGGCGCGAGCGTGCCTGGGACTACGCGTTCATCGCCGATTCGCTGGGGGCCACCGAACTGCTTCCGGGGGCCGGCCTGAAGTAA
- a CDS encoding CBS domain-containing protein: MPIMARDIMTGGVECVGENETLEQAARKMKDLNVGSLPICGEDNRLKGMITDRDIVVKCVADGGDPKTATAGQFAEGKPVTIGADDSIEEAIHTMQQHQVRRLPVIDGHNLVGIVSQADIARNYPEDRVGELVEFISF, translated from the coding sequence ATGCCCATCATGGCACGCGACATCATGACAGGCGGCGTTGAGTGCGTCGGCGAGAACGAGACGCTGGAGCAGGCCGCCAGGAAGATGAAGGATCTCAACGTCGGCTCACTGCCGATCTGCGGCGAGGACAACAGACTGAAGGGGATGATCACGGACCGCGACATCGTTGTGAAGTGTGTGGCCGACGGCGGCGACCCGAAGACCGCCACCGCCGGCCAGTTCGCCGAGGGGAAGCCGGTGACCATCGGCGCGGACGATTCCATCGAAGAAGCCATCCATACCATGCAGCAGCACCAGGTCCGTCGGCTTCCCGTAATCGACGGACACAACCTGGTAGGCATAGTCAGCCAGGCGGACATCGCCCGCAACTACCCGGAGGACCGCGTAGGCGAACTGGTGGAGTTTATTTCCTTCTGA
- a CDS encoding Hsp20/alpha crystallin family protein gives MLMRTDPFRELDRLAQQVLGTAARPAAMPMDAWREDQEFVVAFDLPGVNADSVDLDVERNVLTVRAERPDPVGNDTEMIASERPRGVFSRQLILGDTLDVENVKATYDGGVLTLRIPVTERAKPRKIEIETKEARHEIAA, from the coding sequence ATGTTAATGCGAACCGATCCGTTCCGCGAGCTGGACAGGCTGGCCCAGCAGGTCCTCGGCACGGCAGCGCGTCCGGCAGCAATGCCCATGGATGCGTGGCGGGAGGACCAGGAGTTCGTGGTGGCCTTTGATCTGCCTGGTGTAAATGCGGATTCGGTTGACCTGGATGTGGAACGGAACGTCCTGACGGTGAGGGCCGAGCGGCCGGATCCGGTGGGGAACGATACGGAGATGATCGCCTCGGAGCGGCCGCGCGGCGTCTTCAGCCGCCAGCTGATCCTGGGGGACACGCTGGATGTTGAGAACGTCAAGGCAACGTACGACGGCGGCGTCCTGACTTTGCGTATCCCTGTCACAGAGAGGGCCAAGCCGCGTAAAATCGAGATAGAAACCAAGGAGGCACGGCACGAGATAGCCGCCTAG
- a CDS encoding NAD(P)H-hydrate dehydratase — protein sequence MLRDWPLPSAGGDKYSRGTVLVVGGARTTPGAVLLAGTAALRAGAGKLSLAVAESVAVQLAVALPEAGVTGLPETPDGSVRASGLERVSSDLDSADVVLVGPGLDNLDLAEELLRELLRQDAGDSDGGGPAVVLDAYALGCLPKLRDVLEPWMGRLILTPNPTEAGILLGRDVGELKSDVSAIAAEYQAVVSCQGIIARPPGGQAPEDAELWEITTGYGGLGTSGSGDVLAGAIAGLRARGASDAQAACWGSHLHAAAADRLASRLGPLGFLARELADELPALMMELNP from the coding sequence CTGCTGCGCGACTGGCCGCTCCCCTCCGCCGGCGGGGATAAGTACTCGCGCGGCACGGTCCTTGTTGTTGGAGGTGCCAGGACCACTCCCGGCGCGGTTCTGCTTGCCGGCACTGCGGCACTACGCGCCGGGGCTGGCAAGCTCTCGCTGGCGGTGGCCGAATCGGTGGCCGTGCAGCTGGCAGTTGCGCTCCCGGAGGCGGGGGTCACCGGACTCCCTGAGACACCGGACGGATCGGTGCGGGCCTCCGGCCTGGAACGGGTTTCCTCCGATCTGGACAGTGCCGACGTTGTGCTGGTGGGCCCCGGCCTGGACAACCTTGACCTCGCCGAAGAACTGCTCCGGGAGCTCCTCCGGCAGGATGCCGGGGACTCCGACGGCGGCGGTCCCGCGGTTGTCCTGGACGCGTATGCCCTGGGCTGCCTGCCCAAGCTGCGGGACGTGCTGGAGCCTTGGATGGGGAGGCTGATCCTCACACCGAACCCCACAGAGGCAGGAATCCTGTTGGGCCGGGACGTGGGCGAACTGAAATCTGACGTGAGCGCCATCGCGGCCGAATACCAGGCCGTGGTGAGCTGCCAGGGCATCATTGCCCGCCCGCCCGGGGGCCAGGCGCCCGAGGACGCGGAGCTTTGGGAAATCACCACCGGTTACGGCGGCCTGGGCACCTCCGGCAGCGGGGACGTCCTGGCCGGGGCCATCGCCGGACTCCGTGCACGGGGAGCCAGTGATGCCCAGGCAGCCTGCTGGGGCTCACATCTGCACGCCGCGGCTGCTGACCGGCTGGCCAGCAGGCTGGGACCGCTGGGCTTCCTGGCGCGCGAACTGGCCGATGAGCTGCCAGCCCTGATGATGGAGCTGAATCCCTAG
- a CDS encoding histidine phosphatase family protein has protein sequence MTQAVRQAGAVELILIRHGESQGNVAASEAQLAGAEVITVPARDADVTLSRTGHEQALALGRALSSYSAELRPDAVVSSPYVRARQTAEVAVDTAGWPVDVRTDERLRDRELGILDMLTWQGVEQRLPEEAERRRWLGKFYYRPPGGESWADVALRLRSVLSELNSLGMGHRVMLVCHDAVILLFRYILEGMTEREVLDIAASTSVLNASITRYVRPEGQGPWTLESFNQADHLTEQGVEVTEHAGDASVHPR, from the coding sequence ATGACGCAGGCAGTCCGGCAAGCCGGCGCGGTTGAACTGATCCTGATCCGCCACGGCGAGAGCCAGGGCAATGTGGCAGCCTCCGAGGCGCAGCTGGCCGGGGCGGAGGTGATCACCGTTCCGGCCCGGGACGCCGACGTCACGCTGTCCCGCACCGGGCACGAACAGGCGCTCGCCCTGGGCAGGGCACTTTCCTCGTATTCTGCGGAGTTGCGGCCGGACGCCGTGGTGTCCTCACCATACGTCCGTGCCCGCCAGACAGCTGAAGTCGCCGTCGACACCGCCGGCTGGCCGGTTGACGTCCGCACCGACGAAAGGCTGCGGGACCGCGAGCTGGGCATCCTGGACATGCTCACGTGGCAAGGCGTCGAACAGAGGCTCCCAGAGGAAGCCGAACGGCGGCGCTGGCTGGGCAAGTTCTACTACCGGCCGCCCGGGGGTGAGTCGTGGGCCGATGTGGCGCTCCGGCTGCGCTCAGTGCTGAGCGAGCTGAACAGCCTGGGCATGGGGCACCGCGTGATGCTGGTGTGCCACGACGCCGTAATCCTGCTCTTCCGGTACATCCTTGAAGGCATGACGGAACGGGAGGTGCTGGACATCGCGGCCAGCACCTCGGTGCTGAATGCCTCCATCACCAGGTATGTGCGTCCCGAAGGACAGGGTCCGTGGACCCTGGAGAGTTTCAACCAGGCGGACCACCTCACGGAACAGGGTGTGGAAGTGACCGAGCACGCGGGAGATGCCAGTGTCCACCCGCGCTGA
- a CDS encoding alkaline phosphatase D family protein has translation MTDISRRTIVKGSVLAAALAAAPAAAHASPARTGIPLVRNRLTLPSGIATGDVTSDSAVLWSRASGTGRMSAVIRAVDAGGEVLRGRGAFERTLHGPRATQASDFTAKIHADRLPANTRFALEISFEDDGGSAGETVKGTFRTAPDAGGNDAGRGSGEGRTGGDLPPSSAQSFVWTGDTAGQGWGINEEIGGMRGYRAMHTTRPDFFIHSGDTIYADGPLAETVVEKDGQVWRNLVTEEVSKVAETLTEFRGRHHYNSLDANMRAMFADVPVIANWDDHETTNNWYPGEILTDPRYTVTDVNTLAARGRQAWQENMPIADSAALWRPGTFDRAGQYQPARIYRKIARGPQLDIFCLDMRTFKSPNTDGKEPYATSILGQEQTDWLIREVSKSKATWKVIAADLPLGIIVPDGAVNQESLANRDNGAPLGRELEIAGVLSAFKRNRVKNVVWLTADVHYCAAHHYSPERAAFTDFDPFWEFVAGPIAAGSFGPNAMDGTFGPEVVFSKAGRFAGESPRDGENQFFGHIQLGEDDTFTASLRNANGAVVFTKVLAPER, from the coding sequence ATGACTGACATTTCACGCCGCACCATTGTCAAGGGTTCCGTCCTCGCAGCAGCGCTGGCCGCGGCGCCGGCAGCAGCCCACGCCTCTCCCGCACGCACCGGGATCCCCCTGGTCCGGAACCGGCTCACCCTGCCCAGCGGCATCGCCACCGGGGACGTCACCTCCGATTCGGCAGTGCTCTGGTCCCGCGCCTCCGGAACTGGCCGAATGTCGGCCGTCATCCGTGCCGTGGATGCCGGCGGCGAGGTCCTGCGCGGACGCGGCGCCTTCGAACGCACCCTCCACGGCCCCCGCGCCACCCAGGCGTCGGACTTCACGGCCAAGATCCACGCGGACAGGCTCCCCGCCAACACCCGCTTCGCGCTGGAGATCAGCTTCGAGGACGACGGCGGCTCGGCCGGCGAGACCGTCAAGGGGACCTTCCGCACGGCCCCCGACGCCGGTGGTAACGACGCCGGCCGCGGCAGCGGCGAGGGGCGCACCGGCGGTGACCTGCCGCCGTCGTCCGCTCAAAGCTTTGTGTGGACCGGCGACACCGCCGGGCAGGGCTGGGGGATCAACGAGGAGATCGGCGGGATGCGCGGTTACCGCGCCATGCACACCACCCGGCCGGACTTCTTCATCCACTCGGGCGACACCATCTACGCTGACGGCCCTCTCGCCGAAACCGTGGTGGAGAAGGATGGGCAGGTGTGGCGCAACCTGGTCACCGAGGAGGTCTCCAAGGTGGCCGAGACCCTTACCGAATTCCGCGGGCGGCACCACTACAACTCCCTGGACGCCAACATGCGCGCCATGTTCGCTGACGTCCCCGTGATCGCCAACTGGGACGACCACGAAACCACCAACAACTGGTACCCCGGCGAGATCCTGACCGACCCCCGCTACACCGTCACCGACGTCAACACCCTGGCGGCCCGCGGCCGCCAGGCGTGGCAGGAGAACATGCCCATCGCCGACAGCGCGGCGCTGTGGCGCCCCGGAACGTTCGACCGCGCAGGCCAGTACCAGCCGGCCCGCATCTACCGGAAGATCGCCCGCGGCCCGCAACTGGACATCTTCTGCCTGGACATGCGCACCTTCAAGTCACCCAACACGGACGGCAAGGAACCCTACGCCACCTCCATCCTGGGCCAGGAGCAGACGGACTGGCTGATCCGCGAAGTGTCCAAGTCCAAAGCCACTTGGAAGGTCATTGCCGCGGACCTGCCGCTGGGCATCATCGTCCCGGACGGCGCGGTGAACCAGGAGAGCCTGGCCAACCGGGACAACGGTGCACCGCTGGGCCGGGAGCTGGAGATCGCCGGTGTACTGAGCGCCTTCAAACGGAACCGCGTGAAGAACGTGGTGTGGCTGACGGCGGACGTCCACTACTGCGCCGCGCACCACTACTCCCCCGAGCGCGCGGCGTTCACGGACTTCGACCCATTCTGGGAGTTCGTGGCCGGGCCCATCGCTGCGGGTTCGTTCGGGCCCAACGCCATGGACGGCACGTTCGGTCCCGAGGTGGTGTTCTCCAAGGCGGGCCGCTTCGCCGGCGAATCACCGCGCGACGGCGAGAACCAGTTCTTCGGCCACATCCAGCTTGGCGAGGATGACACTTTCACGGCCAGCCTGCGCAACGCCAACGGTGCTGTGGTGTTTACCAAGGTCCTCGCCCCGGAGCGGTAG
- a CDS encoding non-ribosomal peptide synthetase, with translation MNSSLELAGVAFAAELARHGDRPAVLTGGRMLSYQELADRVGSFAARLGMVRRLVVLAADNSVDSLVAYLAALASGHPLILAPAGNPAAVESLVSAYDPDVIVRPGTPKDGGPLLEEVRPGTHHELHPDLALLLSTSGSTGSPKLVRLSQQNVQSNAEAIAEYLNIDEDDRAATTLPMYYCYGLSVINSHLLRGAGIVLTELSVVDPCFWELFRNRRATSFAAVPYTFELLDRVRFTDMELPDLRYVTQAGGRLDAGTVIRYAEHGRSQGWELFVMYGQTEATARMAYLPPHLAAAHPETIGIPVPGGDFRIDPVPGLENGELVYTGPNVMLGYASTPADLAAGRTIHELRTGDLARRHDSGLYEVVGRRSRFVKIVGLRIDLGQVEKTLQKLGLHAACAGTDQKLVAAVEGSHDGRLLAKMLSQTLGLPRAAVEVHAVERLPRLATGKTDYPAVLALAKPEPEAGATPASTAAIPAVPEDVRRIFADALELSDIGDDDTFVSLGGDSLSYVAASVRLEKALGHLPPDWHVTPVRDLAARARAHVTDDGGSWRRWRPALCSAPPPLW, from the coding sequence GTGAATTCGTCCCTAGAACTCGCGGGGGTGGCCTTTGCCGCCGAGCTCGCCCGCCACGGAGACCGTCCCGCCGTCCTGACCGGAGGCCGGATGCTCTCTTACCAGGAGCTCGCCGACCGTGTGGGCTCCTTCGCCGCGCGCCTGGGCATGGTCCGCCGCCTCGTGGTGCTCGCAGCAGACAACAGTGTGGACTCCCTCGTGGCGTATCTTGCCGCATTGGCTTCCGGACACCCGCTGATCCTCGCTCCGGCCGGCAATCCAGCTGCCGTGGAATCGCTGGTCTCCGCGTACGATCCGGATGTCATCGTCAGGCCCGGGACCCCGAAGGACGGGGGTCCGCTGCTTGAGGAGGTGCGCCCAGGCACGCACCACGAGCTGCACCCGGACCTCGCCCTCCTGCTCAGCACGTCCGGTTCCACCGGTTCCCCCAAACTGGTCCGGCTGTCGCAGCAAAATGTGCAGTCCAACGCCGAGGCCATCGCGGAGTACCTGAACATCGATGAAGATGACCGTGCCGCCACCACGCTTCCCATGTACTACTGTTACGGGCTGTCGGTGATCAACAGCCACCTGCTCCGTGGTGCCGGGATTGTGCTCACGGAGCTGTCGGTGGTGGATCCCTGTTTCTGGGAACTCTTCCGCAACCGCCGGGCGACGTCTTTCGCGGCCGTGCCGTACACCTTCGAGCTGCTGGACCGTGTCCGGTTCACGGACATGGAGCTGCCGGACCTGCGGTACGTGACCCAGGCCGGGGGCAGGCTGGACGCGGGGACGGTGATCCGTTACGCCGAACATGGACGCAGCCAAGGCTGGGAGCTGTTCGTCATGTATGGCCAGACGGAGGCCACCGCAAGGATGGCCTACCTTCCCCCGCACCTGGCCGCGGCCCACCCGGAAACCATCGGGATCCCGGTGCCCGGCGGGGACTTCCGCATCGATCCCGTGCCCGGGCTGGAGAACGGGGAACTGGTTTACACCGGACCCAACGTTATGCTTGGCTACGCCTCAACCCCGGCCGACCTCGCCGCCGGCCGCACCATCCATGAGCTGCGCACCGGCGACCTCGCCCGCCGGCACGATTCCGGACTGTACGAGGTTGTGGGCCGGAGAAGCCGGTTCGTCAAGATCGTGGGCCTTCGCATCGACCTCGGGCAGGTGGAGAAGACCCTCCAGAAGCTCGGCCTGCATGCGGCCTGCGCCGGAACGGACCAGAAGCTGGTGGCCGCCGTCGAGGGCAGCCACGACGGACGCCTCCTGGCCAAGATGCTCTCCCAGACCCTGGGGCTCCCGCGGGCGGCGGTGGAAGTGCACGCCGTCGAACGCCTGCCACGGCTGGCCACGGGCAAGACCGACTACCCGGCCGTCCTCGCCCTGGCCAAGCCGGAACCCGAAGCCGGCGCAACGCCCGCATCCACGGCTGCGATCCCTGCAGTGCCGGAGGACGTCCGCAGGATCTTCGCCGATGCGCTCGAACTTTCGGACATCGGCGACGACGACACGTTCGTCTCCCTCGGGGGCGACTCGCTGTCCTACGTCGCCGCATCCGTAAGGCTGGAAAAAGCCTTGGGCCACCTGCCGCCGGACTGGCACGTGACGCCTGTCCGGGACCTTGCGGCCCGGGCGCGGGCCCACGTCACAGACGATGGCGGCTCTTGGCGCCGCTGGAGACCAGCATTGTGCTCCGCGCCGCCGCCATTGTGGTGA
- a CDS encoding acyltransferase family protein yields MAPLETSIVLRAAAIVVIISTHVDLIRWPGTAHVLMALAGYNFARFQLGGDRMPRLRRQLRSLARVVVPTVAFIGAVMLVTDKFNYTPANVLLLNTMIGPVGWTDAWHFWFVEVLVYVLVAMMALLAIPWVHRTERRFPLAFPVALIAVGLLARYGLVGVDILHTRPVLWLFALGWAIARARTVPQRLALSVIAALALPGYFGEPWREATIVAGILVLAWLPALPVPALLHRLIAVLASASLYAYVTHWVVFPDLKENHPVLAVALSLAVGVAYWAVSMRLMGAAGRFTSRFRRRPAGRFRDGFKARLTGGFGAGFRARRQLRTRPVGPR; encoded by the coding sequence TTGGCGCCGCTGGAGACCAGCATTGTGCTCCGCGCCGCCGCCATTGTGGTGATCATCAGCACCCATGTGGACCTCATCAGGTGGCCGGGCACCGCCCACGTGCTGATGGCCCTGGCCGGCTACAACTTCGCGCGCTTCCAGCTGGGCGGCGACAGGATGCCGCGGCTGCGGCGCCAACTCCGCAGCCTGGCGCGGGTGGTGGTGCCCACTGTGGCGTTCATCGGGGCGGTGATGCTCGTGACGGACAAGTTCAACTACACGCCGGCCAACGTGTTGCTGCTCAACACGATGATCGGGCCGGTGGGCTGGACCGACGCCTGGCATTTCTGGTTCGTGGAGGTGCTGGTGTACGTGCTGGTGGCCATGATGGCGCTTCTGGCCATCCCCTGGGTCCACCGGACAGAGCGTCGGTTCCCGCTCGCCTTTCCCGTCGCGCTCATTGCTGTGGGGCTGCTGGCCCGCTATGGACTGGTGGGCGTGGACATCCTGCACACCCGGCCGGTCCTCTGGCTGTTTGCCCTTGGCTGGGCCATCGCGCGGGCCCGCACTGTTCCCCAGCGGCTGGCGCTGTCCGTCATTGCGGCATTGGCGCTGCCCGGCTACTTTGGCGAGCCCTGGCGCGAGGCAACCATCGTTGCAGGAATCCTGGTGCTCGCGTGGTTGCCGGCTCTTCCGGTGCCCGCCCTCCTCCACCGCCTGATCGCCGTCCTTGCCAGCGCGTCGCTCTACGCCTACGTCACGCACTGGGTTGTGTTCCCCGACTTAAAGGAGAACCACCCAGTCCTGGCCGTGGCCCTGTCGCTCGCCGTGGGGGTAGCTTATTGGGCGGTGTCCATGCGTCTGATGGGCGCCGCAGGCCGCTTCACGAGCCGGTTCAGACGCAGACCGGCGGGCCGGTTCAGGGACGGGTTCAAGGCCCGGCTCACGGGCGGGTTCGGAGCCGGTTTCAGAGCCCGGCGGCAGCTGCGTACTCGGCCAGTCGGCCCTCGTTGA